The following proteins are co-located in the Microcystis wesenbergii NRERC-220 genome:
- a CDS encoding orange carotenoid-binding protein — MPFTIESARSIFPNTLSADVVPATIARFNQLNTEDQLALIWFAYLEMGKTITVAAPGAASMVFAEKTMNEIRQMSPLQQSQVMCDLANHADTPICRTYGTWSANIKLGFWYQLGQWMEDGSVAPIPKGYQLSANASAVLDGIKKLESGQQITVLRNCVVDMGYDPKKLGDYNRISEPVVPPQNIAERTKVSIEGVTNATVLNYMDNLNANDFDVLIELFTPDGALQPPFQRPIVGKEAVYRFFREECQNLKLIPECGVVEPADDGFTQIKVTGKVQTPWFGAGVGMNMAWRFLLTPDNKIFFVAIDLLASPKELLNFARG, encoded by the coding sequence ATGCCGTTTACGATCGAATCAGCGCGGAGCATTTTCCCCAACACGCTATCAGCGGATGTGGTTCCCGCCACGATTGCGCGTTTCAATCAGCTGAATACCGAAGATCAACTAGCCTTGATTTGGTTTGCCTACCTAGAAATGGGCAAAACCATCACCGTTGCCGCCCCCGGCGCTGCTAGTATGGTGTTTGCCGAAAAAACCATGAATGAAATTCGGCAGATGTCACCCTTGCAACAATCGCAGGTGATGTGCGACTTAGCCAACCATGCTGACACCCCGATTTGTCGTACCTACGGCACTTGGTCTGCTAATATCAAACTGGGATTCTGGTATCAATTAGGACAATGGATGGAAGATGGCAGTGTTGCCCCAATTCCCAAGGGTTATCAACTATCCGCTAATGCTAGTGCCGTTTTAGACGGGATTAAAAAATTAGAGTCGGGACAACAAATCACCGTTCTGCGGAATTGTGTGGTCGATATGGGCTATGATCCCAAGAAACTGGGCGATTATAACCGTATTTCCGAACCCGTGGTTCCTCCCCAAAATATTGCCGAACGGACCAAAGTTAGCATTGAAGGCGTTACCAATGCCACCGTCCTCAACTATATGGACAACCTCAACGCTAATGACTTTGATGTATTAATTGAATTATTCACCCCTGACGGCGCTCTGCAACCACCTTTCCAACGTCCCATCGTCGGTAAAGAGGCAGTATATCGCTTTTTCCGGGAAGAATGCCAAAATTTGAAATTAATCCCCGAATGCGGCGTAGTGGAACCCGCCGATGACGGTTTTACTCAGATTAAAGTGACGGGAAAAGTACAAACCCCCTGGTTTGGTGCAGGTGTGGGTATGAATATGGCATGGCGCTTCCTCCTAACTCCTGATAATAAAATTTTCTTCGTAGCGATCGATTTATTAGCTTCTCCGAAAGAATTATTAAACTTTGCCCGTGGCTAA
- a CDS encoding alpha/beta hydrolase: MFKNLLLPLGISIFLGVCQSLSAAESAIIKYYIFQGSVSVSELKQLSETGELAPALAAQLKMANQKPEEFRKILNRRVAVDAVFLSKFLNSFFGESLLDYAAEIVHTPNRAASRQALRGSLVTSALNDNEIQIIEVLDNYPTSEVHLDGNRLLDLINQIESVLKKMPRLPF, translated from the coding sequence ATGTTCAAAAATCTTTTACTTCCCCTAGGAATATCTATCTTTCTCGGTGTTTGTCAGTCTTTGTCAGCCGCCGAATCAGCTATCATCAAATACTACATCTTCCAAGGGTCCGTATCGGTATCAGAATTAAAGCAATTGAGCGAAACAGGCGAATTAGCTCCCGCTTTAGCGGCACAATTAAAGATGGCTAACCAAAAACCCGAAGAATTCCGCAAAATCCTTAATCGTCGGGTAGCGGTGGATGCCGTCTTTCTTTCCAAATTTCTTAATAGTTTTTTTGGCGAAAGTTTGCTAGACTATGCCGCCGAAATTGTCCACACCCCCAATCGAGCCGCTAGTCGGCAAGCTTTACGCGGTTCCCTAGTCACTTCTGCCCTCAACGATAACGAGATTCAAATCATCGAAGTCCTCGACAATTATCCCACCAGCGAGGTTCATCTGGATGGCAATCGTCTGCTGGATTTAATCAACCAAATTGAATCAGTATTGAAAAAAATGCCCCGTTTACCTTTCTGA
- a CDS encoding DNA adenine methylase → MTTSLSRRKTVSGKPFLKWAGGKTQLVPNILSLINSQISQDCQFNYIEPFVGGGAVLFSILNNFYPVQKVIINDINPDLIMAYNVIKNNVKELIVKLKKIQQDFYELKNLEEQQKFFLDKRIEFNSRSCDDDIEKTVLLLFLNKTCFNGLYRVNSKGLFNVPFGKYVKPLICNEENLLAVNHHLQKVTILQGDFVQTLNYANNKTLFYFDPPYKPIKKTSAFTSYTKEDFNDEEQIRLKQFIDRVDQAGYKFILSNSDVKNFDSDNNFFDDLYKNYNIQRVKARRNINSQGNNRGEIWELLINN, encoded by the coding sequence ATGACCACTTCTTTGTCTCGAAGGAAAACAGTTAGCGGCAAACCTTTTTTAAAGTGGGCGGGAGGCAAAACTCAACTGGTTCCCAATATTCTATCTTTGATTAATTCCCAGATTTCTCAAGATTGTCAGTTTAACTACATTGAACCTTTTGTCGGAGGTGGGGCGGTTTTATTCTCAATCTTAAATAATTTTTATCCTGTCCAAAAAGTTATTATTAATGACATCAATCCTGATTTAATCATGGCTTATAATGTTATTAAAAATAATGTCAAAGAATTAATAGTCAAGCTAAAAAAAATTCAGCAGGATTTTTATGAACTTAAAAATCTAGAGGAACAACAAAAGTTTTTTTTGGATAAAAGAATAGAATTTAATTCTCGCAGCTGCGATGACGATATAGAAAAAACAGTTTTGTTATTATTTCTCAATAAAACTTGTTTTAATGGACTTTATAGAGTCAATAGCAAAGGACTTTTTAATGTCCCTTTTGGAAAATATGTCAAACCATTGATCTGCAATGAAGAAAACTTATTAGCTGTCAACCATCATTTACAGAAAGTGACGATCCTACAAGGGGATTTTGTCCAAACCCTAAATTATGCCAATAACAAGACTTTATTTTATTTTGATCCTCCCTATAAACCGATTAAAAAAACATCAGCTTTTACCTCTTATACTAAAGAAGATTTTAACGATGAGGAGCAAATACGATTAAAACAATTTATTGATCGAGTGGATCAGGCTGGTTATAAATTTATTTTAAGCAATTCCGACGTTAAAAACTTTGACTCTGACAACAATTTTTTTGATGATTTATATAAAAATTATAATATTCAACGGGTAAAAGCCCGACGAAATATCAATTCCCAGGGCAATAATAGGGGAGAAATCTGGGAATTACTGATCAATAATTGA
- a CDS encoding type II restriction enzyme has translation MNKNISSRDRGWQAVFDRYNLHDYDFCNHPYFIKAEQIKAATKHFETTGEREVRILCKQDTRESRPEVFKKLGLFILPVKNGEYVILKGEGYVDIPIIETPIQNYQTLLDFQLETSLIGDSEMQHLDFAYASSLIRHFIKDNSLVLTIRGRKYTPEFTLKINDHVLKIKGVQTEVDAGYEGKNQIVLIEAKNLSIDNVIIRQLYYPSRQWQLHTKKKIVTLFFAKKSNIYYLWKFEFENPDNYNSIKLVDSARFEIIS, from the coding sequence ATGAATAAAAATATTTCTTCAAGAGATCGAGGGTGGCAAGCTGTATTCGATAGATATAACTTGCACGATTATGATTTTTGTAATCATCCTTATTTTATTAAGGCTGAACAGATTAAGGCAGCCACAAAACATTTTGAAACTACAGGGGAAAGAGAAGTAAGAATTTTATGTAAACAAGATACAAGAGAAAGCCGTCCAGAAGTTTTTAAAAAGCTAGGATTGTTTATTTTACCAGTCAAGAATGGAGAGTATGTGATATTAAAGGGCGAGGGTTATGTTGATATTCCTATCATAGAAACACCCATACAAAATTATCAAACTTTATTAGATTTTCAATTAGAAACTTCTTTGATAGGTGATTCAGAAATGCAACATCTGGACTTCGCTTACGCATCGAGTCTAATTCGTCACTTTATCAAAGATAATAGCCTAGTATTAACCATTCGTGGTAGAAAATATACCCCTGAATTTACACTAAAAATTAATGATCATGTTCTTAAAATTAAAGGTGTACAAACAGAGGTGGATGCAGGATATGAAGGCAAGAACCAAATTGTCCTGATTGAAGCCAAAAACTTAAGTATAGACAATGTAATTATCAGACAGTTATATTATCCATCTAGACAATGGCAACTGCATACTAAAAAGAAAATTGTTACACTATTTTTTGCTAAGAAATCAAATATATATTATTTATGGAAATTCGAGTTTGAAAATCCAGACAATTATAATAGTATTAAGCTGGTGGACTCAGCGAGATTTGAAATCATAAGCTAA
- a CDS encoding hybrid sensor histidine kinase/response regulator: MMKPDSDHLFNEDLEQLLESLEDKDSDGEEALDELSFLFEQSSSPAARSGASLGQTPSSLPSERELRELFGGSINWEEAATNDLYFTRRPAPKSEAEDGDDLESRLLENAAVRDSEAIITISNPNFYDSLEDLEAFLEKPTPRAQSPLPDIFESLEALLSESTAVEREAGAEHLQRLESLELATESHLENKFKDLEKLLKESSQVMGGVPASSFSPPARLNNGRPLVSKAFEQTMRVPIKQLDNLSNLIGELVVKRNCLEQEQKDLGLFLDNLLNQVQKLSDVGSWLQDLYERTLLEGALLASRNSRGAIGYGRVKGENQGDSAMTGKQDALDLDQFDNDFHKKAQNIIELIVRVRESASDLQFVVDETDQVMRSLRQVTTQLQEGMTKSRMAPFSETADHLPRAIHDLSLELHKQAKLKVEGGDVLIDQMLLEHLLSPMTHLVNNAIAHGIESPQERMAKGKPALGTISVQAFLQGNQTVITVSDDGAGIDANRVKRKAIKKGLISDREAQHLSPQEVYELLFRPGFSTKDQADGISGRGVGLDVVRTSVIDVRGTVTIDSVLGKGTTFTIRLPLTLSICKALFCVSDRARIGFSRDEVEEVLLPKSLEVKVGKVEEVKEVKMSFYQPRDIQMDMDGRRCVFWQNTLLPFQPLSELLSYNRRVGRGSFYTGKQEEDSFSIVILRGGNNLLAVQVDQVIMSEDRFRSSLPEIVIKQIEGPIPKTVGIAGATVLGDGTVMPIGDVLELIDIAQGRLRTDKGSPWRQPAPPVEVGTGQKSETMVLIVDDSITVRELLSLTFSKAGYRVEQARDGQEAWEKLRGGLPCDIVFSDIEMPRMNGLELLSNLQKDPRLAAIPVAFLTSRGADLHRKEAAKLGASGYFTKPCPDRDLLSAAEKMIAGEVLLADSIKAARNQPLSSPLVLIVDDSVIMREMLTISFVKAGYRIEQARDGLEAWEKLRAGLACDLILCDIEMPRLNGLELLSCLQEDEQLQGIPVAMVTAQGAQKMQHLAAAKGAKGFFVKPYIESVLLSAAQRLIAGEVLIQKESLVD; encoded by the coding sequence ATGATGAAACCCGACTCGGATCATCTCTTTAACGAAGATCTCGAACAGTTGTTAGAGAGTTTAGAAGACAAAGACAGCGACGGTGAGGAGGCTCTAGACGAACTCAGCTTTTTATTTGAGCAGAGTTCCTCTCCGGCAGCCAGGTCTGGGGCTTCTCTTGGCCAAACCCCGTCTTCCTTGCCCTCAGAACGGGAATTACGGGAACTTTTTGGCGGTAGCATCAATTGGGAAGAAGCCGCCACTAATGATCTTTATTTTACCCGTAGGCCTGCGCCAAAGTCAGAAGCAGAAGATGGGGATGATCTGGAATCTCGGCTGTTAGAAAATGCAGCAGTCCGGGACTCAGAAGCAATTATAACCATCAGCAACCCCAATTTTTACGACAGCCTTGAAGACTTAGAAGCTTTTCTGGAAAAACCCACTCCACGAGCGCAATCGCCACTGCCAGACATCTTTGAATCCCTAGAAGCCCTCCTCTCGGAATCCACGGCAGTGGAACGGGAGGCTGGGGCGGAACATCTCCAACGGTTAGAATCACTGGAACTTGCCACAGAAAGCCACCTAGAGAATAAATTCAAGGATTTAGAAAAACTCCTCAAAGAAAGCAGTCAGGTGATGGGAGGAGTTCCGGCCTCCAGTTTCAGTCCACCAGCACGGTTAAATAACGGGCGTCCCCTTGTCAGTAAAGCTTTTGAACAGACGATGCGGGTGCCGATCAAACAATTGGATAACCTCAGCAATCTGATCGGGGAACTGGTGGTTAAACGCAATTGCCTTGAACAGGAACAGAAGGACCTGGGTCTCTTTTTGGATAATTTGCTTAACCAAGTCCAAAAACTCAGCGATGTGGGCAGTTGGCTGCAGGATCTCTATGAAAGAACCCTCCTAGAAGGGGCTTTGCTGGCTAGTCGCAATTCCCGCGGTGCCATCGGTTACGGTAGAGTTAAGGGAGAAAATCAGGGCGATTCGGCTATGACCGGCAAACAAGATGCCCTAGATCTCGACCAGTTTGATAATGATTTCCATAAAAAAGCGCAAAATATAATCGAATTGATCGTGCGAGTGCGAGAATCGGCCTCTGATCTTCAATTTGTCGTCGATGAAACCGATCAGGTGATGCGTAGTCTGCGACAGGTTACCACCCAACTACAGGAAGGGATGACCAAATCCCGCATGGCTCCCTTTAGTGAAACTGCCGATCACCTACCCCGGGCAATTCACGATCTGTCCCTGGAACTGCATAAACAAGCCAAATTAAAAGTGGAAGGGGGTGATGTTCTCATCGATCAGATGCTCCTTGAACATCTCCTTAGTCCCATGACCCATCTGGTCAACAATGCGATCGCCCACGGCATTGAATCACCCCAAGAACGCATGGCTAAGGGGAAACCTGCCCTCGGTACGATCTCTGTCCAGGCATTCCTACAGGGAAATCAAACCGTGATCACCGTTAGTGATGATGGGGCCGGTATTGATGCGAATCGGGTTAAACGCAAGGCGATCAAAAAAGGACTAATCAGCGATCGGGAAGCTCAACACCTCAGTCCCCAAGAAGTCTATGAACTCCTCTTTCGCCCCGGTTTTAGTACCAAAGATCAGGCCGATGGTATTTCCGGTCGTGGGGTGGGTTTAGATGTGGTGCGTACCAGTGTAATCGATGTGCGCGGGACCGTTACTATTGACTCGGTACTGGGCAAAGGAACCACTTTTACCATCCGTTTACCCCTAACCCTGAGTATCTGTAAGGCCCTCTTTTGTGTTAGTGATCGTGCGCGCATCGGTTTCTCCAGGGACGAAGTGGAAGAAGTCCTCCTCCCCAAAAGCCTGGAGGTCAAGGTGGGAAAGGTGGAAGAGGTGAAAGAGGTGAAGATGAGCTTTTACCAGCCCAGGGATATCCAAATGGATATGGATGGACGGCGCTGCGTTTTCTGGCAAAATACTTTACTACCTTTCCAACCCCTGAGCGAGTTGCTTTCCTACAATCGGCGGGTCGGTCGCGGTAGTTTTTACACCGGCAAACAGGAGGAAGACTCTTTTTCGATCGTGATCCTGCGCGGTGGTAATAATCTCTTGGCAGTGCAGGTAGATCAAGTGATCATGTCAGAGGACCGATTCCGAAGCTCGCTACCGGAAATCGTCATCAAACAGATCGAAGGACCGATTCCGAAAACGGTTGGGATTGCTGGGGCGACGGTTTTAGGCGATGGTACGGTGATGCCCATCGGCGATGTGTTAGAGTTAATCGACATTGCCCAGGGTCGTCTGCGTACCGATAAGGGGAGTCCTTGGCGCCAACCAGCCCCCCCCGTAGAGGTGGGAACTGGCCAAAAATCCGAGACTATGGTGCTGATTGTCGATGATTCGATTACTGTCCGGGAATTGCTCTCTTTAACCTTTAGTAAAGCCGGTTATCGTGTGGAACAGGCCCGGGATGGTCAAGAAGCTTGGGAAAAATTACGCGGCGGTTTGCCCTGTGATATCGTTTTCTCCGATATCGAGATGCCCCGCATGAATGGCCTGGAATTACTGTCTAATTTGCAAAAAGACCCCCGATTAGCGGCGATTCCCGTGGCTTTCTTGACTTCCCGAGGAGCGGACCTTCATCGCAAGGAGGCGGCGAAATTAGGAGCTAGTGGTTATTTTACCAAGCCCTGCCCGGACAGAGATTTACTCTCGGCAGCTGAAAAAATGATTGCGGGGGAAGTGTTACTAGCTGATAGTATTAAAGCGGCTCGTAATCAGCCTTTATCCTCTCCTCTGGTCTTGATTGTCGATGATTCGGTAATAATGCGAGAAATGTTAACGATTTCTTTTGTTAAAGCTGGTTATCGCATTGAACAGGCCCGGGACGGTTTAGAAGCATGGGAAAAATTACGGGCCGGATTAGCTTGTGATCTGATTCTCTGCGATATCGAAATGCCGCGCCTGAATGGGTTAGAATTGCTCTCTTGTCTGCAAGAGGATGAACAACTTCAGGGGATACCAGTAGCGATGGTTACCGCGCAAGGGGCGCAAAAAATGCAGCATCTCGCCGCTGCTAAAGGGGCAAAAGGTTTTTTTGTCAAGCCCTATATTGAGAGTGTTTTACTGTCGGCAGCCCAACGTTTGATCGCTGGTGAGGTATTAATCCAAAAAGAAAGTCTTGTAGATTAA
- a CDS encoding class I SAM-dependent methyltransferase, whose translation MANQTLGLDRQFYSYYQSICLREPPILAQLRQETASQPLAVMQIAPEQGQFMAFLVQAIRAKKTLEIGVFTGYSSLVVALALPPEGKLIACDLSEEYTSIARRYWQQAGVAAKIDLRIAPALETLDQLIAAGESNSFDFVFIDADKSNYDRYYEQALQLVRTGGIIAIDNVFWSGRVATDDNTDNRTKIIRSLNAKIQQDERVNISIIPIGDGLTLAMKK comes from the coding sequence ATGGCTAATCAAACTCTTGGACTCGATCGACAATTTTATTCCTATTATCAATCTATCTGTCTGCGAGAACCCCCGATTTTAGCTCAGTTACGTCAAGAAACTGCCTCTCAACCCCTGGCAGTCATGCAGATTGCCCCCGAACAAGGTCAGTTTATGGCTTTTTTAGTACAGGCGATCAGGGCGAAAAAAACCCTAGAAATAGGGGTTTTTACCGGTTATAGTTCTCTAGTGGTGGCCTTAGCTTTACCCCCGGAAGGCAAGCTGATCGCCTGTGATCTAAGCGAAGAATATACCAGTATAGCCCGCCGTTATTGGCAGCAGGCCGGTGTCGCCGCTAAAATCGATTTAAGAATTGCCCCAGCCCTGGAGACTTTAGATCAATTAATCGCCGCAGGAGAAAGTAATAGTTTTGATTTTGTCTTTATCGATGCCGATAAAAGTAATTATGATCGCTACTACGAACAGGCGTTACAATTGGTCAGAACGGGCGGAATTATCGCTATCGATAATGTCTTTTGGTCGGGACGGGTAGCAACGGACGATAACACCGATAATCGCACCAAAATTATCCGTTCACTTAATGCCAAAATTCAGCAGGATGAACGGGTAAATATCAGTATTATTCCTATTGGTGATGGTTTGACCCTAGCCATGAAAAAGTGA
- a CDS encoding homogentisate phytyltransferase, with amino-acid sequence MNQAPFLPVNHPRPNFLHWLGSLWKFSRPHTIIGTSFSVLSLYLIALGNISDFFSHWSVLLLTWAACLAGNVYIVGLNQLEDIDIDKINKPHLPLAKGEFSRLTGGLIVGFSGILAIILAFIGGFWLLITVGISLLIGTAYSLPPVRLKRFPLWSAFCIFTVRGVIVNLGLFRHYNTVINQNQSIYPSIWVLTAFVLVFTVAIAIFKDVPDLEGDRIYQITTFTLLLGPQKILIISLLTISLCYAGMIAVGLLGITGINSSLAIVAHLLLLLLLWWRSRGVNLEDKSEISRFYQFIWKLFFLEYLIFPLACLL; translated from the coding sequence ATGAATCAAGCTCCTTTTCTTCCAGTTAACCATCCCCGGCCTAACTTTCTCCACTGGTTAGGGAGTCTCTGGAAATTTTCCCGTCCCCATACGATTATCGGCACTTCTTTCAGTGTTTTAAGTCTGTATTTAATTGCTTTAGGCAATATTAGCGATTTTTTTAGCCATTGGTCGGTTTTATTGCTCACTTGGGCTGCTTGTCTTGCGGGTAATGTCTATATCGTCGGTTTAAATCAGTTGGAAGACATCGACATCGATAAAATCAATAAACCCCATCTTCCCCTAGCCAAGGGCGAATTTTCTCGGTTAACAGGCGGGTTAATCGTGGGTTTTAGCGGTATTTTAGCAATTATACTGGCTTTTATCGGTGGTTTTTGGCTGTTAATCACCGTGGGGATTAGTTTACTCATCGGTACGGCCTATTCCTTGCCACCAGTGCGTTTAAAACGCTTTCCCCTCTGGTCCGCCTTCTGTATTTTTACCGTCCGGGGTGTCATCGTCAATTTAGGTCTTTTTCGCCACTACAACACAGTTATTAATCAAAATCAGTCTATCTATCCCTCGATCTGGGTTTTAACAGCTTTTGTTCTCGTTTTCACCGTTGCGATCGCTATTTTTAAGGATGTTCCTGACCTAGAAGGCGATCGCATTTACCAAATTACCACTTTTACCCTCCTTCTCGGTCCTCAAAAAATCTTAATAATTTCCCTCTTGACAATTTCGCTGTGTTATGCAGGGATGATTGCCGTCGGCCTCTTGGGGATAACAGGAATTAATTCTTCTCTGGCCATTGTCGCCCATCTGCTCCTACTTCTTCTTCTTTGGTGGCGTAGTCGCGGAGTAAATTTAGAAGATAAAAGCGAAATCAGCCGATTTTACCAATTTATTTGGAAATTATTCTTCCTAGAATACCTTATATTCCCCCTAGCTTGTTTACTGTGA
- a CDS encoding 2Fe-2S iron-sulfur cluster-binding protein, with translation MTKYYQITVHNRQTGEKITTTVAEDNYILHSLEKQGYQLPFSCRNGACTSCAVRVLSGDIHQPEAIGLSPELKARGYALLCVSYARSDMEVATQDEDEVYELQFGRFFARGKVRFGLPLDEE, from the coding sequence ATGACTAAATATTATCAAATCACCGTTCACAATCGTCAGACGGGCGAAAAAATTACCACCACCGTTGCCGAGGATAACTATATACTCCACAGTCTGGAAAAACAGGGCTATCAATTACCCTTTTCCTGTCGCAATGGAGCTTGTACCAGCTGCGCGGTCAGGGTATTATCAGGAGATATCCACCAACCAGAAGCGATCGGACTATCGCCAGAATTAAAAGCCAGAGGTTATGCTTTACTTTGTGTTAGTTATGCCCGCAGCGATATGGAAGTAGCCACCCAAGACGAAGATGAAGTCTATGAACTGCAATTCGGTCGCTTTTTTGCTCGTGGCAAAGTGCGTTTTGGTTTACCCTTAGATGAAGAATAG
- a CDS encoding inositol monophosphatase family protein has protein sequence MPDTSSQLEKYLDIASEAALAAGTIILDNWCKIEIIEEKGRSGDLVTEIDRRAEREILKIISRHFPEHGILAEESGKMPGTDSDYLWAIDPLDGTTNYAHGYPVSVVSIGLLIAGIAAVGVIYNPFRKELFRAARGLGSTLNRRPIHVSRTSELEKSLLVTGFAYDRCQTQDNNYAEFCYLTHLSQGVRRSGSAAKDLTDVACGRLDGYWERGINPWDMAAGIILIEEAGGKISAYDESPFRMETGRILATNGQIHTPLSQALQKAASWRFQFESF, from the coding sequence GTGCCAGATACCAGCAGCCAATTAGAAAAATACCTAGACATTGCCAGCGAAGCCGCCCTAGCGGCGGGAACAATTATCCTCGATAATTGGTGTAAAATCGAGATAATAGAAGAAAAAGGGCGATCAGGCGATTTAGTGACGGAAATAGATCGTCGAGCAGAAAGAGAAATTCTCAAAATTATTAGCCGTCACTTTCCCGAACATGGGATTTTAGCGGAAGAATCGGGAAAAATGCCAGGGACGGACAGCGACTATCTCTGGGCGATCGATCCTCTCGATGGAACCACCAACTATGCCCACGGTTATCCCGTATCCGTCGTCTCCATCGGACTACTGATCGCAGGGATAGCAGCAGTGGGAGTTATCTATAACCCCTTTAGAAAGGAACTATTTCGGGCAGCCAGGGGTTTAGGGTCCACCCTGAACCGTCGTCCCATCCATGTCTCCCGGACGAGTGAACTAGAAAAAAGTTTACTGGTGACGGGTTTTGCCTACGATCGCTGTCAAACCCAGGATAATAATTATGCCGAATTCTGTTATCTGACCCATCTGAGCCAAGGCGTACGCCGGAGCGGTTCCGCTGCCAAAGACTTAACCGATGTGGCCTGTGGGCGCTTAGATGGTTATTGGGAACGAGGGATTAATCCCTGGGATATGGCCGCGGGAATTATTCTGATCGAAGAAGCTGGGGGTAAAATTAGCGCCTATGATGAGAGTCCTTTTAGGATGGAAACGGGGCGAATTCTGGCCACTAACGGACAGATTCACACCCCCTTAAGCCAAGCTCTGCAAAAAGCTGCCTCTTGGAGGTTTCAGTTTGAATCCTTTTAA
- a CDS encoding J domain-containing protein codes for MTFPISQGLFQFDLIDHFAILGVSIDAEHQEIRQRYLKIAHKLHPDTCRTYTPAEREQAHHLLSKLVNPAYEHLGRNPSREEFRLVLTEMGKAMARDSGKITISSEPARKLAQSSANHELAYQKILQSLAIDQYTALENAYQKIAQLSELNLVYLMLTEGQGNKKTTRKVFISQGNPNQSELVGATVPTAARAKAKESPLEAYIRRAQASLDQNNPAQALRELRDALRQEPDNGICHALLGLAYLRQNQPSMARVHINRAWQTSPQDATVIKCKQELDKVVNPNIEVQHQNGQKGEGDRNSGFWSRFGGKKK; via the coding sequence ATGACTTTTCCAATTTCCCAGGGGTTGTTTCAATTTGATTTAATCGATCACTTCGCTATTTTAGGAGTCTCGATCGATGCCGAGCATCAGGAGATTCGCCAGCGTTACTTAAAAATCGCCCATAAACTCCATCCCGATACCTGTCGCACTTACACCCCCGCCGAAAGGGAACAGGCTCATCATTTACTCTCAAAATTAGTTAACCCTGCCTACGAACATCTCGGCCGCAACCCGTCTCGCGAAGAATTTCGCCTTGTTTTAACAGAAATGGGCAAGGCAATGGCGAGGGATTCGGGTAAAATCACCATCAGTAGCGAACCGGCTAGAAAACTAGCCCAATCTAGCGCTAACCATGAATTAGCCTATCAAAAAATCCTGCAATCTTTGGCGATCGATCAATATACCGCCCTAGAAAATGCCTATCAGAAAATCGCCCAACTCAGTGAACTCAATCTGGTTTATCTGATGTTAACCGAAGGTCAGGGCAACAAGAAAACCACCCGGAAAGTCTTTATCTCCCAAGGCAATCCTAACCAGTCCGAGTTAGTCGGGGCTACTGTCCCCACGGCAGCCCGGGCTAAAGCCAAGGAATCGCCACTAGAAGCCTATATTCGCCGCGCTCAAGCCTCTCTTGACCAAAATAATCCCGCCCAAGCTTTGCGAGAATTGCGCGATGCCCTGCGGCAAGAACCGGATAACGGCATCTGTCACGCCCTGCTCGGTTTAGCCTACCTGCGACAAAATCAACCCTCCATGGCCCGGGTTCATATCAATCGCGCCTGGCAAACCAGCCCCCAAGATGCGACGGTGATTAAGTGTAAACAGGAACTAGATAAAGTAGTTAATCCTAATATTGAAGTGCAACATCAGAATGGACAAAAAGGGGAAGGAGATCGCAATAGCGGTTTTTGGTCTCGATTTGGTGGTAAAAAGAAATAG